The following are encoded in a window of Methanoculleus sp. 7T genomic DNA:
- a CDS encoding 4Fe-4S dicluster domain-containing protein, whose product VAACRTGALHKDAETGLVGIDGAKCIGCRMCVMACPFGNISYNAAAKQTLKCDQCGGKPMCAEFCPAKAIEYLPADTANVQRKKAFAAKLAAGLSEVNV is encoded by the coding sequence TGTCGCAGCATGCAGGACCGGCGCTCTTCACAAGGACGCCGAGACCGGCCTTGTCGGTATCGACGGCGCCAAGTGTATTGGGTGCCGGATGTGCGTCATGGCCTGTCCCTTCGGCAACATCTCGTACAACGCTGCTGCAAAGCAGACCCTGAAGTGCGACCAGTGCGGCGGCAAGCCTATGTGCGCTGAGTTCTGCCCGGCAAAGGCGATCGAGTACCTGCCTGCCGACACCGCAAATGTTCAGAGGAAGAAGGCGTTCGCCGCAAAACTTGCTGCGGGCCTTTCGGAGGTGAATGT